In the genome of Natronorubrum sediminis, one region contains:
- a CDS encoding DUF7472 family protein: protein MLERDRIIEIVVAVSTVLLMLGAMIGIGSEYGGDNGALSTEGGEMLVFAIIGFILLLTLVGIALAFVMNEPGDGLEADDSDAQSSV, encoded by the coding sequence ATGCTCGAGCGTGACCGAATCATCGAAATCGTCGTCGCCGTCTCTACCGTCCTCTTGATGCTCGGTGCGATGATCGGAATTGGCTCCGAATACGGGGGAGACAACGGTGCCTTGTCGACGGAAGGCGGCGAGATGCTCGTCTTCGCAATTATCGGCTTTATCCTCCTCTTGACGCTCGTCGGTATTGCCCTCGCGTTCGTGATGAACGAACCCGGCGACGGTCTCGAGGCCGACGATTCGGACGCACAGAGTTCGGTTTGA
- the hjc gene encoding Holliday junction resolvase Hjc — protein sequence MSQAKGDRRERELVNELDESGFAVMRAPASGSATERELPDVLAGDGEDFYAVEAKSSSGDPIYLTGEEVEALIYFAQNFGAKPRIGVRFDREDWYFFHPGDLYVTDGGNYRVKKETAIAEGTDFAEFVGRSEKVTLEQVGDESDDGPDEDILRVLNAVEQGVMDVEEAAEVLE from the coding sequence ATGTCTCAGGCGAAGGGTGACCGGCGCGAACGGGAACTCGTCAACGAACTCGACGAGTCCGGATTCGCGGTGATGCGTGCACCCGCAAGCGGTTCTGCGACGGAACGAGAACTTCCCGACGTACTCGCCGGTGACGGCGAGGACTTCTACGCGGTCGAGGCGAAATCGAGTTCAGGCGACCCGATCTATCTCACCGGCGAAGAGGTCGAAGCACTGATCTACTTCGCACAGAACTTCGGCGCGAAGCCCCGTATCGGCGTTCGATTCGATCGCGAGGACTGGTACTTCTTTCACCCCGGCGACCTCTACGTGACCGACGGCGGCAACTACCGAGTCAAAAAGGAGACGGCTATCGCTGAGGGCACCGATTTCGCGGAGTTCGTCGGTCGCTCCGAGAAGGTCACGCTCGAGCAAGTCGGCGACGAGTCGGACGACGGCCCGGACGAAGACATCCTCCGCGTGCTCAACGCGGTCGAACAGGGTGTGATGGACGTCGAAGAAGCCGCCGAGGTGCTCGAGTAA
- a CDS encoding CPBP family intramembrane glutamic endopeptidase — protein METPSRSTDTDRDGAPLRSTLVAIGLTVFGLLVAEFSTLPAFLYDPALLEGLGDASIEGRALLLILNFVGMALAGVIYLVATGRGLSWIDLHVPTKNDWKYLIGGSIGTIVFLYVVSLLFTLLNVPAAESNVMDIVGEDQTMILIMIFIVFFFNAPAEEFLFRNVIQKRLYAAFTRMHAVIVTSVIFALVHLPMYLLAGELVATFASLTIMFGGSVIFGYLYAKTDNLLVPTAAHAALNAFQFAILYLAIEFEIDEAEPAPSMLLEAVTAVPLL, from the coding sequence ATGGAGACGCCTTCCCGCTCAACTGACACCGATCGAGATGGTGCACCGCTTCGATCGACGCTCGTCGCCATCGGTCTGACGGTCTTCGGTCTTCTCGTTGCCGAGTTCTCGACGCTTCCGGCCTTTTTGTACGACCCAGCATTACTCGAGGGACTCGGGGACGCCTCGATCGAAGGGCGGGCGCTCCTGTTGATCCTCAACTTCGTCGGCATGGCACTCGCCGGCGTGATCTATCTGGTCGCGACCGGTCGTGGCCTGTCGTGGATCGACCTCCACGTGCCGACGAAGAACGACTGGAAGTACCTGATTGGCGGCAGTATCGGGACGATCGTCTTCCTCTACGTCGTCAGTCTGCTCTTTACCCTCCTCAACGTTCCCGCCGCCGAGAGCAACGTCATGGACATCGTCGGTGAGGACCAGACGATGATCCTGATTATGATCTTCATCGTCTTCTTCTTCAACGCGCCCGCAGAGGAGTTCCTCTTCCGGAACGTCATCCAGAAACGTCTGTACGCGGCGTTCACCCGAATGCATGCGGTCATCGTCACGAGCGTCATCTTCGCGCTCGTTCACCTCCCGATGTACTTGCTCGCCGGCGAACTCGTCGCGACGTTCGCGTCGCTGACCATCATGTTCGGTGGCTCGGTCATCTTCGGCTACCTCTACGCGAAAACGGACAACCTCCTCGTTCCCACCGCGGCCCACGCCGCGCTCAACGCCTTCCAGTTCGCCATCTTGTATCTCGCCATCGAGTTCGAGATCGACGAAGCGGAACCTGCCCCGTCGATGCTCCTCGAGGCGGTCACGGCTGTTCCACTCCTGTAG
- a CDS encoding adenosylhomocysteinase has product MTETAYPPISEQLADLESAREEGRRKMDWATQHMPILERVREEFVAEQPFEGEIIAMAMHVEAKTAVLVETLAEGGAEVAVTGCNPLSTHDDVSAALDTHENITSYAKRGVDDEEYYDAIEAVIAHEPTVTVDDGMDLVAAIHEDYPELIDGIVGGAEETTTGVHRLRAMDDDGALEYPVFAVNDTPMKRLFDNVHGTGESSLASIAMTTNLSWAGKTVVVAGFGYCGKGVAKKAAGQNANVVVTEVEPRRALEAHMEGYEVLPMADAAEVGDVFLTTTGNRDVVVEEHFESMQDGVLLANAGHFDIEIDLEALDDLAVDRYEARDGVEAYELEDGRRLNVIAEGRLVNLAAPVSLGHPVEVMDQSFGIQAVCVREMLENGEAYDAGVHDVPDELDKEIAEIKLEAEGVEFDSLTDTQQEYMGSWDHGT; this is encoded by the coding sequence ATGACCGAGACTGCGTATCCGCCGATCAGCGAGCAACTGGCGGACCTCGAGTCCGCACGCGAAGAGGGCCGACGGAAGATGGATTGGGCGACCCAGCACATGCCCATCCTCGAGCGCGTCCGCGAGGAATTCGTCGCGGAACAGCCCTTCGAGGGCGAGATCATCGCGATGGCGATGCACGTCGAGGCGAAGACGGCGGTTCTCGTCGAGACGCTCGCAGAGGGTGGCGCGGAGGTCGCAGTGACGGGCTGCAACCCGCTTTCCACGCACGACGACGTCTCTGCGGCACTCGACACCCACGAGAACATCACGAGCTACGCCAAACGCGGCGTCGACGACGAAGAGTACTACGACGCTATCGAGGCCGTCATCGCCCACGAGCCGACCGTCACCGTCGACGACGGGATGGACCTCGTCGCGGCGATCCACGAGGACTACCCCGAACTGATCGACGGCATCGTCGGCGGGGCCGAAGAGACCACGACCGGCGTCCACCGCCTGCGCGCGATGGACGACGACGGCGCACTCGAGTACCCCGTCTTCGCCGTCAACGACACGCCGATGAAGCGCCTCTTCGACAACGTCCACGGCACGGGCGAGTCTTCTCTCGCCTCCATCGCCATGACCACGAACCTCTCGTGGGCCGGCAAGACCGTCGTTGTCGCTGGCTTCGGCTACTGTGGCAAAGGCGTCGCGAAGAAGGCCGCCGGACAGAACGCGAACGTCGTCGTCACCGAAGTCGAGCCCCGCCGCGCTCTCGAGGCCCACATGGAGGGCTACGAGGTCCTCCCGATGGCCGACGCCGCCGAGGTGGGCGACGTCTTCCTCACCACGACGGGCAACCGCGACGTCGTCGTCGAGGAGCACTTCGAGTCGATGCAAGACGGTGTCTTGCTCGCCAACGCGGGTCACTTCGACATCGAAATCGACCTCGAGGCCTTAGACGACCTCGCCGTCGATCGCTACGAAGCCCGCGACGGCGTCGAAGCCTACGAACTCGAGGACGGCCGTCGACTGAACGTCATCGCGGAAGGCCGTCTCGTCAACCTCGCCGCCCCCGTCTCGCTCGGCCACCCCGTCGAGGTCATGGACCAGAGTTTCGGCATTCAAGCCGTCTGCGTCCGTGAGATGCTCGAGAACGGTGAGGCGTACGATGCCGGTGTTCACGACGTGCCCGACGAACTCGACAAGGAGATCGCCGAGATCAAACTCGAGGCCGAGGGTGTCGAGTTCGATTCGCTGACGGATACTCAACAGGAGTACATGGGCTCGTGGGATCACGGGACGTAG
- a CDS encoding amidohydrolase — protein sequence MTTLAITGGQVLLPDISVTRADVLIDQDSGKILEIGDNLAGDADETIDATGSFVTPGFVNGHSHVAMTLLRGYADDKPLDAWLQEDIWPTEAELTPEDVHIGAKLGLLEMIKSGTTAFADMYFMVPQIADAVEEAGLRARLGHGIVTVASDEEEARADAQEGLEVAEALDGRADGRISTAFMPHSLTTVGSEYLEEFVPKARDLGVPIHFHGNETTNEVTPIVEERGVRPMAYAAERGMLEEGDFLAHGVHLDESEIGLLAEAGTSVIHCPASNMKLASGIAPVQRMLDAGVTVGIGTDGAASNNDLSMLDETRDAAMIGKLKDGDASAVDAESAVHMMTQGSADAIGLESGRLEEGAPADLAVIDLEQPHLTPHHDLVSHLAYATAAADVRHTICDGQVLMRDRDVLTLEEESVRTAAGEAAMALVDRAAN from the coding sequence ATGACGACACTGGCGATCACCGGCGGGCAGGTGCTGTTACCCGACATTTCGGTGACGCGAGCGGACGTACTGATCGATCAGGACAGCGGAAAGATTCTCGAGATCGGCGACAATCTGGCGGGCGACGCCGACGAAACGATCGACGCGACGGGGTCGTTCGTCACGCCCGGCTTCGTCAACGGCCACTCACACGTCGCCATGACGCTCCTCCGCGGGTACGCCGACGACAAGCCACTCGACGCGTGGCTCCAGGAGGATATCTGGCCGACCGAAGCCGAATTGACCCCCGAGGACGTCCACATCGGCGCGAAACTCGGCCTGCTCGAGATGATCAAATCCGGGACGACCGCCTTCGCGGACATGTACTTCATGGTCCCCCAGATTGCCGACGCCGTCGAGGAGGCCGGCCTCCGCGCACGACTCGGCCACGGAATCGTCACCGTGGCGTCCGACGAGGAGGAAGCCCGCGCGGACGCTCAGGAAGGACTCGAGGTCGCCGAAGCCCTCGACGGGCGCGCCGACGGTCGGATCTCGACGGCCTTCATGCCCCACTCGCTGACGACGGTCGGAAGCGAGTACCTCGAGGAATTCGTCCCGAAGGCTCGCGACCTCGGCGTCCCGATCCACTTCCACGGCAACGAGACCACAAACGAAGTGACGCCCATCGTCGAGGAACGCGGCGTGCGGCCGATGGCCTACGCCGCCGAGCGCGGGATGCTCGAGGAGGGAGACTTCCTCGCCCACGGCGTCCACCTCGATGAAAGCGAGATCGGACTGCTCGCGGAGGCCGGCACGAGCGTCATCCACTGTCCCGCCTCGAACATGAAACTGGCGAGTGGCATCGCCCCCGTCCAACGGATGCTCGACGCCGGTGTCACCGTCGGCATCGGCACCGACGGCGCGGCCTCGAACAACGATCTCTCGATGCTCGACGAGACACGCGACGCGGCCATGATCGGCAAACTCAAAGACGGCGACGCGAGCGCCGTCGACGCCGAATCAGCCGTCCACATGATGACGCAGGGAAGCGCCGACGCCATCGGCCTCGAGTCCGGCCGACTCGAGGAAGGGGCCCCCGCCGACCTCGCCGTGATCGACCTCGAGCAACCCCACCTCACGCCACACCACGACCTCGTGAGTCACCTCGCGTACGCCACGGCGGCGGCCGACGTTCGCCACACGATCTGTGACGGGCAGGTGCTCATGCGTGATCGCGACGTCCTCACGCTCGAGGAGGAGTCGGTTCGAACGGCAGCGGGAGAGGCCGCGATGGCGCTCGTCGACCGCGCAGCAAACTGA
- a CDS encoding FkbM family methyltransferase produces the protein MRPLESADRVVSRARSLARSVGYRTYDRVAWANYEYELLARTNRTAAGTVRCYEPLTRHADDSMLEEVAARCGSTDVIYDIGANVGIYALALASGSPDRRVVAFEPSPSTCERLQANIRANALENRIDVRPCGLGAETRTRPFYVSTYPELSAFDRESATRWGASVTDVRSVSSYRLDDLVREDDALSPPDVLKIDVEGAAPDVLRGARATLECHEPTVFVETHDEGLAGDVPAETATALESVGYEIDERDGYWRCSPRYSS, from the coding sequence GTGCGCCCGCTCGAGTCCGCCGACAGGGTCGTGAGTCGGGCACGCTCGCTCGCCCGGAGCGTCGGCTATCGGACGTACGACCGAGTCGCCTGGGCGAATTACGAGTACGAACTGCTCGCGCGAACCAACCGAACGGCCGCAGGCACGGTACGTTGTTACGAACCGCTGACTCGCCACGCGGATGATTCGATGCTCGAGGAAGTGGCCGCTCGCTGTGGCTCGACGGACGTCATCTACGATATCGGCGCGAACGTCGGTATCTACGCCCTCGCGCTCGCGAGTGGATCGCCCGACCGCCGCGTCGTCGCGTTCGAACCGTCGCCGTCCACATGCGAGCGTCTCCAGGCGAATATCCGGGCAAACGCGCTCGAGAACCGAATCGACGTCCGTCCCTGCGGACTCGGCGCGGAAACCCGAACCCGGCCGTTCTACGTCTCGACGTACCCCGAACTGTCGGCGTTCGACCGCGAGAGCGCAACTCGCTGGGGAGCTAGCGTCACGGACGTGCGTTCCGTCTCGAGCTATCGACTGGACGACCTCGTCCGCGAGGACGACGCGCTCTCGCCGCCGGACGTGCTCAAAATCGACGTCGAAGGGGCGGCTCCCGATGTCCTTCGCGGGGCTCGAGCGACGCTCGAGTGTCACGAACCGACCGTTTTCGTCGAGACACACGACGAGGGGCTGGCGGGTGACGTGCCGGCCGAGACGGCGACGGCACTCGAGTCGGTCGGCTACGAAATCGACGAGCGGGACGGGTACTGGCGGTGTTCGCCGCGATACTCATCGTAA
- a CDS encoding M14 family zinc carboxypeptidase: MSTNNSEGDGNVDHVEYGTVEHDDPGPASDDTWNTVEADSASVAFDWGFEDPPAVIVEPAEETSVGLHRAINVSATGFETRWMVYDDDSEAVDADWAAFGEAAQSRGHEPSASETHIRPGGPWPTETQQLNINSLHDYEQLERSLERIERKGSGEVTVESVGESNEGRDIYLATAGSGDTDVFLFAEQHADEATGCEALLNLLDELAAGGRWNDLLSELTIHVMPRANPDGTEVGELRHRFNVDPDAPARDESVGIYTDYDDAGVGWDVNRYHWFDWTESELYQNLPEEYPENPVPEAQILVDTIEEIDPLWVADFHNQYHYISDDGENITGSVYWPTSPGADDDAVDLSKQLCRGIYDDVDSQGNTTLTQFPGGDGRGIARNSYGEEGIACVLIEMRGQTDEFGQKSGGQLIRTAYEMTVSMLERTADESVFDIDPEAADEMPERGERYQRTFHPSEELEAELEEDEAELDDDYFECTC, from the coding sequence ATGTCAACAAATAACTCAGAGGGTGATGGAAACGTCGACCACGTCGAGTACGGCACCGTCGAACACGACGATCCAGGCCCGGCGAGCGACGACACGTGGAACACCGTCGAGGCGGACAGCGCATCCGTCGCGTTCGACTGGGGGTTCGAAGACCCGCCTGCTGTCATCGTCGAACCGGCCGAAGAGACCTCGGTGGGTCTCCACCGAGCGATCAACGTCTCCGCGACGGGGTTCGAAACGCGGTGGATGGTCTACGACGACGACTCCGAAGCCGTCGACGCCGACTGGGCCGCATTCGGCGAAGCAGCCCAGAGTCGCGGCCACGAACCCAGCGCGAGCGAGACGCACATCCGACCCGGCGGCCCCTGGCCGACCGAGACCCAGCAGTTGAACATCAACTCGTTACACGACTACGAGCAACTCGAGCGATCCCTCGAGCGAATCGAACGGAAGGGCAGCGGCGAGGTGACCGTCGAGTCCGTCGGGGAATCGAACGAGGGTCGCGACATCTACCTCGCGACGGCGGGATCGGGCGACACGGACGTGTTCCTCTTCGCCGAGCAACACGCGGACGAGGCGACGGGTTGTGAGGCGTTGTTGAACCTGCTCGACGAACTCGCTGCCGGGGGCAGGTGGAACGACCTGCTTTCGGAGTTAACGATCCACGTGATGCCCCGAGCGAACCCGGACGGCACCGAGGTCGGCGAGTTGCGCCACCGGTTCAACGTCGATCCGGACGCCCCCGCGAGGGACGAATCGGTGGGAATCTACACCGACTACGACGACGCCGGCGTCGGCTGGGACGTCAATCGCTACCACTGGTTCGACTGGACCGAGAGCGAACTCTACCAGAACCTGCCCGAGGAGTACCCCGAGAATCCCGTTCCAGAGGCCCAGATTCTCGTCGATACCATCGAGGAGATCGACCCCCTCTGGGTCGCCGATTTCCACAACCAGTATCACTACATCAGTGACGACGGCGAGAACATCACCGGCTCGGTCTACTGGCCGACATCACCCGGTGCCGACGACGACGCGGTCGACCTCTCGAAACAGCTCTGTCGTGGCATCTACGACGACGTCGACTCGCAGGGGAACACGACGCTCACCCAGTTCCCCGGCGGCGACGGCCGGGGCATCGCTCGAAACAGCTACGGCGAGGAGGGCATCGCCTGCGTCCTCATCGAGATGCGCGGCCAGACCGACGAGTTCGGCCAGAAATCCGGCGGCCAACTCATCAGAACCGCCTACGAGATGACGGTAAGCATGCTCGAGCGAACGGCCGACGAGTCCGTCTTCGACATCGACCCCGAGGCGGCCGACGAGATGCCAGAACGCGGCGAGCGCTACCAGCGAACGTTTCACCCCTCCGAGGAACTGGAAGCCGAACTCGAGGAGGATGAGGCGGAACTGGACGACGACTACTTCGAATGTACCTGCTAA
- a CDS encoding H-type lectin domain-containing protein, with product MTNDTHSTADDPKRTDESKSINESKPVDGKQPDEATSERERSSSSAQSSSGAIDPTSDSGLGLALERRHVIASTLAAVGLAGAGTAQARHETSDQDNEQGQGQGDIDVKTGHISHESPGAADDGTWNTYEVDQQTVEFEQSFEAPPVVFIGAADYTTIGMFRAIDVTESGFESRWMVYQSESFAPPDAQWVAVGQS from the coding sequence ATGACCAACGACACACACTCCACGGCGGACGACCCGAAGCGGACTGACGAATCGAAATCGATCAACGAATCAAAGCCGGTCGATGGGAAGCAACCAGACGAGGCGACGAGCGAGCGCGAGCGGTCCTCGAGCAGCGCCCAATCGTCGAGCGGGGCGATCGATCCGACGAGCGATTCCGGGCTGGGCCTGGCACTCGAGCGCCGACACGTCATCGCGAGCACCCTCGCGGCAGTTGGCCTCGCCGGCGCGGGCACGGCACAGGCGAGACACGAAACCAGCGATCAGGACAATGAGCAGGGTCAGGGCCAGGGCGATATCGACGTGAAGACGGGTCACATCTCCCACGAAAGTCCCGGAGCGGCCGACGACGGCACGTGGAACACGTACGAAGTCGACCAACAGACGGTCGAGTTCGAGCAATCGTTCGAAGCGCCGCCGGTCGTCTTCATCGGCGCAGCCGACTACACGACCATCGGCATGTTCCGAGCCATCGACGTCACGGAAAGCGGGTTCGAGTCCCGGTGGATGGTCTATCAGAGCGAGTCGTTCGCCCCGCCGGACGCACAGTGGGTCGCCGTGGGGCAATCATGA
- a CDS encoding phosphotransferase family protein — translation MPTDPLERIVETAFDADVRSCRRPHSGSVAETAVLELENARGDVPRRLVCKRGGASIWTGDAIESAVLRVLEQRSDLPVPGVLASGKIVGERGSARETDPLERWACYEFLEGTNPGPGYATLEPTVRRRLVADAGAHLGRLHGTPGLEFDRVGGLARGENGTDLVLCEPTGWHAVDSDTLREQLPISVPPTGDSGRRPVLTHGDYQPSNLLVDDSGAITAVLDWGNAHVTHAEYALARAEVRFVDSYVGRLSRAERRRLRSLFRAAYARYAPLEAGFDRRAPLEKLRWVAQSGSNYARLLGDSRGRRQLWRQFRRLLE, via the coding sequence ATGCCAACCGACCCGCTCGAGCGAATCGTCGAAACGGCGTTCGACGCCGACGTTCGCTCCTGCCGGCGACCACACTCCGGCTCGGTCGCCGAAACTGCAGTACTCGAACTCGAGAACGCTCGCGGCGACGTTCCCCGGCGACTCGTCTGCAAACGCGGCGGAGCCAGCATCTGGACCGGCGACGCGATCGAATCCGCCGTCCTCAGGGTACTCGAGCAGCGGAGCGACCTGCCCGTTCCGGGCGTGCTGGCGTCCGGGAAAATTGTGGGTGAGAGAGGGTCGGCGCGCGAGACCGACCCACTCGAGCGATGGGCGTGTTACGAGTTTCTCGAGGGGACCAATCCCGGCCCTGGGTACGCTACTCTCGAGCCCACCGTACGCCGGCGACTGGTGGCCGACGCGGGAGCGCACCTGGGGCGACTGCACGGAACGCCGGGACTCGAGTTCGACCGCGTCGGCGGGCTGGCCCGCGGAGAGAACGGCACCGACCTCGTCCTGTGCGAGCCGACGGGATGGCACGCCGTCGATTCGGATACACTCCGCGAGCAGCTCCCGATCTCGGTTCCGCCGACCGGCGATAGCGGCCGTCGGCCAGTGTTGACACACGGCGACTACCAGCCCAGCAACCTGCTGGTCGACGATAGCGGCGCGATCACGGCCGTCCTCGACTGGGGCAACGCTCACGTCACCCACGCCGAGTACGCCCTCGCGCGAGCGGAGGTGCGGTTCGTCGACAGCTACGTGGGGCGACTGTCTCGAGCGGAGCGGCGACGACTTCGATCACTGTTTCGAGCGGCGTACGCCCGGTACGCGCCACTCGAGGCGGGCTTCGATCGACGGGCCCCACTCGAGAAGCTGCGATGGGTGGCGCAGTCGGGGTCAAATTACGCCCGACTCCTCGGCGATTCTCGCGGGCGACGCCAACTGTGGCGACAGTTCCGTCGGCTCCTCGAGTGA